The region AAGAAGGTAGCGGTCGCCGCAGGCGTTGACGAGATCGGTGATCCGCCGCGGGTTTTCCGACGACTCCTTGATGGCCACCAGGGTCGGCTCGTCGGCCAACTCGCGAAACACGTCCGGCGGCATGTCGATACCGTAACTGACCGGATTGTTGTAACACATGATCGGCAGGCCCGTCGCCTTCGCCACCGCGCGGAAGTGGACGATCGTCTCACCGCGGTCGGCCTTGTAGATCATCGCCGGCAAAACCATCAGGCCATCCGCGCCGGCGCGCTGGGCCTGCTCGGCAAAGCGGCAGGCGAGCGCCGTCGTGCATTCCGCCACGCCGCTGAGCACGGGCACCCGGCCGGCGACGTGTTTGACCGTGGCGGCCAGCAGCTCGACCTTTTCGCCGGACTCCAGCGAGCAGTTCTCGCCTACCGTTCCCAGCATGATCAGGCCGTCTACGCCCGCCTCGATCAGCGCATCGAGGTGTTTTAGGGTGGCGGCAATATCGAGCGCGCCATCGGATTGGAATTGCGTCGTCGCCGCGGGAAATACGCCTTGCCAGGTGACGTTCATAGTGCGGATCGTGCTGAAGTTATTGTTCGAAGCAGGCTGTTGACGCGATCATTCTAC is a window of Pirellulales bacterium DNA encoding:
- a CDS encoding dihydrodipicolinate synthase family protein, whose amino-acid sequence is MNVTWQGVFPAATTQFQSDGALDIAATLKHLDALIEAGVDGLIMLGTVGENCSLESGEKVELLAATVKHVAGRVPVLSGVAECTTALACRFAEQAQRAGADGLMVLPAMIYKADRGETIVHFRAVAKATGLPIMCYNNPVSYGIDMPPDVFRELADEPTLVAIKESSENPRRITDLVNACGDRYLLFCGVDDLVFESVLLGAVGWVSGFVNAFPRENRLLWDLLQAGRLDDARRVYRWYTPVLHLDTCPKVVQYIKLVSAECGYGSEVVRPPRLPLVGEERERILVIVRQAKETRPKWS